The following coding sequences are from one Clostridioides difficile ATCC 9689 = DSM 1296 window:
- a CDS encoding S1 RNA-binding domain-containing protein — protein MINIGDFNKLTVKRKTEFGYFLDGQTNNTKDDILLHNRLIGKNEINIGDEVNAFIFKDSDDRTAATLIPPLAKVGDVAHLKVVDNTDIGTFIDMGLPKDILVPFKAKTYPLFRDEKYLFYIYLDKSKRIAATTDIDSYLLTDHTYNVGDIVTGVVYGFQTNNSAMICVDNKYAGVILHNEYFTELKTGDVLENLHVIKIYEDGKLGLSPRGNRKDELDTLENKILSYLEGSDGYMRFNDKSDPKDISILFNSSKKNFKRALGVLMKKGLIYQDEEGTYLK, from the coding sequence TTGATAAACATAGGTGATTTTAATAAACTTACAGTAAAAAGAAAAACTGAATTTGGATATTTTTTGGATGGACAAACTAATAACACAAAAGACGATATACTTCTTCATAATAGATTAATCGGAAAAAATGAAATAAACATAGGTGATGAAGTAAATGCTTTCATATTTAAAGATTCTGATGACAGAACTGCTGCAACTTTAATACCGCCTTTAGCTAAGGTTGGGGATGTAGCACATTTAAAAGTAGTTGATAATACAGACATTGGTACTTTTATAGATATGGGACTTCCTAAAGACATATTAGTTCCTTTTAAAGCTAAGACTTATCCACTATTTAGAGACGAAAAATATTTATTTTATATATATTTAGACAAAAGCAAAAGAATTGCTGCTACTACAGATATAGATTCATACTTATTAACAGACCATACTTACAATGTAGGAGATATTGTAACTGGAGTTGTATATGGATTCCAAACTAATAATTCTGCAATGATATGTGTAGACAATAAATATGCTGGTGTAATACTTCATAATGAGTACTTTACTGAACTAAAAACTGGTGATGTTCTTGAAAATTTACATGTCATAAAAATATATGAAGATGGAAAACTTGGTCTTTCTCCTAGAGGAAATAGAAAGGATGAACTTGATACTTTAGAAAATAAGATTTTAAGTTATTTAGAAGGTTCTGATGGATATATGAGATTTAATGATAAATCTGACCCTAAAGATATTTCTATATTATTTAATTCAAGTAAGAAAAAT